From one Novosphingobium sp. genomic stretch:
- a CDS encoding peroxiredoxin-like family protein, with product MKLQDKLDALREDFENGRFPLVPTRDQLDTMQGATQTLIDSGQADYALKAGDTAPEFTLQDADGRSVHSRDLLARGPLVVTFYRGVWCPYCNHDLQALEEIRAEIEARGASLVAISPQTAANSRKSQRDNKLSFPILSDTHTAVGADFGLRFALPVDLIEVYKQFGNDLPKINEDPAWVLPMPARYVIGTDGVIAYAEVNPDYTRRPDPSELLPVLDRLRAASPA from the coding sequence ATGAAGCTTCAGGACAAGCTCGACGCGCTGCGCGAGGATTTCGAAAACGGGCGCTTTCCGCTGGTGCCCACCCGCGACCAGCTCGACACGATGCAGGGCGCGACCCAGACGCTGATCGACAGCGGGCAGGCCGACTATGCCCTCAAGGCGGGCGATACCGCGCCCGAATTCACCCTGCAGGACGCCGATGGACGCAGCGTCCATTCGCGTGACCTGCTGGCCAGGGGGCCTTTGGTGGTGACCTTCTATCGCGGCGTCTGGTGCCCCTATTGCAACCATGACCTTCAGGCGCTGGAAGAGATCCGCGCGGAGATCGAGGCGCGCGGTGCCAGCCTTGTCGCCATCTCGCCCCAGACGGCAGCCAACAGCCGCAAGTCTCAGCGTGACAACAAGCTAAGCTTCCCGATCCTGAGCGACACGCATACGGCGGTCGGCGCCGATTTCGGCCTCCGCTTCGCCCTTCCCGTCGATCTGATCGAGGTCTACAAGCAGTTCGGCAACGATCTGCCCAAGATCAACGAAGACCCCGCCTGGGTGCTGCCGATGCCCGCGCGCTATGTGATCGGCACGGATGGGGTGATCGCCTATGCCGAGGTCAATCCCGACTACACGCGCCGTCCCGATCCCTCCGAACTGCTGCCGGTGCTTGACCGTCTGCGCGCCGCTTCGCCGGCCTGA
- a CDS encoding LysR substrate-binding domain-containing protein: MAVFVRVAQSGALSRAARELKLSQPSVSRIIATLEARLGTTLLLRTTRSISLTEAGALYLERAKHLLAEMEEAEQVTRGIDSLHGVIRLAMPVLYGTRAVIPALASFLARHPDLRVEMIMSDARQNLITEGVDVAIRLGVGTLDDSTFGARKLAQVERLVVAAPSYLAAHGMPANPGELARHHCIVQHGVFGPESWRFTHNQTVTSVDVPAKLWINSAPGILAAAVAGLGVALATNVMAGEELRSGQLVRLLEAYRLDPAHVYAVFPAGPRPSAKVRAIVEHLAMTLGTMA; the protein is encoded by the coding sequence ATGGCGGTTTTCGTGCGCGTCGCCCAAAGCGGCGCCCTGTCGCGCGCCGCGCGGGAGTTGAAACTGTCTCAACCCTCGGTCTCGCGGATCATCGCCACGCTGGAGGCCCGGCTGGGGACCACGCTGCTGCTGCGCACGACCCGCAGCATCTCCTTGACCGAAGCCGGTGCCCTTTATCTGGAGCGCGCGAAACATCTGCTCGCCGAGATGGAGGAGGCCGAGCAGGTGACGCGGGGCATTGACTCGCTGCATGGCGTGATCCGGCTGGCCATGCCGGTGCTGTATGGCACGCGGGCCGTGATCCCCGCACTGGCGAGTTTCCTGGCCCGCCACCCGGACCTGCGGGTCGAGATGATCATGAGCGATGCGCGCCAGAACCTCATCACCGAAGGCGTCGATGTCGCCATCCGCCTGGGCGTGGGAACGCTCGATGATTCGACCTTCGGCGCGCGCAAACTCGCCCAGGTCGAGCGGCTTGTGGTTGCTGCCCCCTCCTATCTTGCCGCCCATGGCATGCCCGCCAATCCGGGCGAGCTGGCCCGGCATCATTGCATCGTCCAGCATGGCGTTTTCGGTCCGGAAAGCTGGCGCTTTACGCACAACCAGACGGTGACATCGGTCGATGTGCCCGCCAAGCTCTGGATCAACTCGGCGCCGGGCATTCTGGCGGCGGCGGTGGCCGGGCTGGGGGTTGCGCTGGCCACCAATGTCATGGCTGGCGAGGAGTTGCGCTCCGGCCAGCTGGTGCGGTTGCTTGAGGCGTATCGGCTGGACCCGGCGCACGTCTATGCGGTCTTCCCGGCGGGACCCAGACCCTCTGCAAAAGTCCGGGCGATTGTCGAGCATCTGGCCATGACACTGGGGACAATGGCCTGA
- a CDS encoding NAD(P)-dependent oxidoreductase — MTVAFLGLGHMGAPMAANLLKTQPGLTVWNRSPPALESLAEFGATIAPSARDAIRGAATVLLMLANEAAIDAVLERGSAAFADNVRGRLIVHMGTTSADFSRELAAAIEAAGGRYVEAPVSGSRVPAEQGSLVAMVAGEEADVAAVRDLLQPMCSKTFACGRVPSGLAMKLAVNLFLITMVTGLVEAAHFARAAGLDIALFRAVIDAGPMSSDVSRIKLDKLVNDDFTPQASLADVLMNSRLVADAARSSAVATPLLDHAKALYAQADEMGFGGIDMIGVLRALEEVTHNQPAG; from the coding sequence ATGACTGTCGCGTTTCTGGGACTTGGCCATATGGGCGCGCCGATGGCGGCCAATCTTCTGAAAACACAGCCGGGTCTGACGGTGTGGAATCGTTCCCCGCCGGCGCTTGAAAGTCTGGCCGAGTTCGGCGCAACGATCGCCCCTTCGGCCCGGGATGCCATCCGGGGCGCTGCCACCGTGCTGCTCATGCTCGCCAACGAGGCGGCGATCGATGCGGTGCTGGAACGCGGTTCCGCGGCATTCGCCGACAATGTTCGCGGCCGTCTGATCGTCCATATGGGAACGACGTCGGCCGACTTTTCTCGGGAACTTGCTGCCGCAATCGAAGCGGCGGGCGGTCGCTACGTCGAGGCCCCGGTTTCCGGGTCGCGAGTGCCGGCCGAGCAGGGCTCTCTGGTCGCCATGGTTGCGGGCGAGGAGGCGGACGTCGCCGCAGTGCGCGACTTGCTTCAGCCGATGTGCAGCAAGACCTTTGCCTGCGGCCGCGTGCCCAGCGGTCTGGCCATGAAGCTGGCCGTCAACCTCTTCCTGATCACCATGGTTACCGGGTTGGTGGAAGCGGCACACTTCGCCCGCGCCGCGGGGCTCGATATCGCGCTCTTCCGTGCCGTCATCGATGCCGGCCCCATGTCCAGCGACGTGTCACGCATAAAGCTCGACAAGCTGGTGAACGACGACTTCACGCCCCAGGCCAGCCTCGCCGACGTGCTGATGAACAGTCGGCTGGTTGCCGATGCCGCCCGCTCCTCGGCGGTTGCAACGCCTTTGCTCGACCACGCAAAAGCGCTCTATGCGCAGGCGGACGAGATGGGATTCGGGGGCATCGACATGATCGGAGTGCTTCGCGCACTTGAGGAGGTCACGCACAACCAGCCGGCGGGGTGA
- a CDS encoding SDR family oxidoreductase yields the protein MGHSEGGRSNAIAPGWISGATDLRPIDHTQHPAGRVGRPDDIADAVLYLADAGFVTGTVLTIDGGMTRKMIYAE from the coding sequence ATGGGCCACTCAGAAGGGGGCAGATCAAATGCCATCGCGCCGGGCTGGATCAGCGGAGCCACCGATCTGCGGCCCATCGACCATACCCAGCATCCCGCCGGGCGCGTGGGCCGGCCCGACGATATTGCCGATGCCGTGCTCTACCTTGCCGATGCCGGCTTTGTGACGGGTACGGTCCTCACCATCGATGGCGGCATGACCCGCAAGATGATCTATGCCGAATAG
- a CDS encoding CGNR zinc finger domain-containing protein, whose protein sequence is MFEFSAGSPSLCLVDTVGNRGGADIERLATPQDFTRWLREASLLDPEGREALETDLVDARALRDALYRAALAIMNGKMPAPADIDGINALALGTPPRPQWVNSEVVHVSGDRVRAALALLAGDAVGTLADAQLGRVRLCPECRMMFVDKSPAGRRRWCSSASGCGNRAKVREHRARKSQEGSAT, encoded by the coding sequence ATGTTCGAATTTTCAGCCGGCTCTCCTTCACTTTGCCTCGTCGACACCGTGGGAAACCGTGGTGGAGCTGACATCGAGCGCTTGGCGACGCCGCAGGATTTCACGCGCTGGCTGCGGGAAGCATCCTTGCTCGATCCCGAAGGTAGAGAAGCGCTCGAAACCGATCTGGTCGATGCACGCGCGCTGCGGGACGCGCTCTATCGAGCGGCTCTCGCGATCATGAACGGCAAAATGCCGGCACCGGCCGATATCGACGGGATCAATGCTTTGGCGCTGGGAACCCCGCCCCGTCCACAATGGGTGAACAGCGAAGTCGTTCACGTCTCCGGGGATCGCGTGCGTGCGGCGCTTGCACTGCTCGCGGGTGATGCGGTCGGAACTCTGGCCGACGCCCAACTCGGCCGAGTTCGCCTTTGCCCGGAATGCCGGATGATGTTCGTCGACAAATCTCCGGCCGGGAGACGTCGCTGGTGCTCGTCCGCCAGCGGCTGCGGCAACCGCGCGAAGGTACGTGAACACCGCGCCAGAAAATCCCAGGAAGGAAGCGCCACATGA
- a CDS encoding EamA family transporter — protein MIAAVFPVILVAAALHATWNAIIRGGEDRGLMTALVTGAAAAIAMVGLPFLPAPARLSWPFLAGSAILSISYYGLVAWTYRVAEMSRTYPLMRGAAPLLVAIASTTILDEPLRWQAWCGVAVVCAGILGVAGNPLRSLDKGAGLALLNAVVIAGYTMVDGAGVRQSGSAAAYTLWIFLLTGIPLTSWAIMRRGQVFRAYLGRHWRLGIVGGASTTASYGLALWVMTLVPVAIVAALRETAILFGVLISAVFLKESVGPARIIAAILIAAGAALLRAS, from the coding sequence GTGATTGCCGCGGTCTTCCCTGTCATTCTGGTCGCAGCGGCGCTGCACGCGACCTGGAACGCGATCATCCGGGGCGGCGAGGACAGGGGCTTGATGACCGCCCTGGTTACAGGGGCTGCGGCAGCAATCGCCATGGTCGGCCTGCCGTTCCTGCCGGCGCCCGCGCGCCTAAGCTGGCCCTTCCTGGCCGGATCGGCAATCCTGTCCATCAGCTATTATGGGCTGGTCGCGTGGACATATCGGGTCGCGGAGATGAGCCGCACCTATCCGCTGATGCGGGGTGCCGCGCCGTTGCTGGTCGCGATCGCGAGCACCACCATCCTGGACGAACCATTGCGCTGGCAAGCCTGGTGCGGTGTCGCTGTCGTCTGTGCCGGTATCCTTGGCGTGGCAGGAAACCCGCTCCGCTCGCTGGACAAGGGGGCGGGCCTCGCACTGCTCAATGCGGTTGTCATTGCCGGCTACACGATGGTCGATGGCGCTGGTGTGCGGCAATCAGGATCCGCAGCGGCCTACACCTTGTGGATCTTCCTGCTGACCGGCATTCCGCTGACAAGCTGGGCTATCATGCGGCGCGGCCAGGTGTTCCGCGCCTACTTGGGGCGGCACTGGCGCTTGGGCATTGTCGGAGGGGCAAGCACCACCGCATCCTATGGGCTCGCGCTGTGGGTCATGACGCTGGTCCCCGTCGCCATCGTAGCGGCGTTGCGGGAAACAGCGATCCTGTTCGGTGTTCTGATATCGGCGGTTTTTCTTAAGGAATCTGTGGGGCCCGCGCGCATTATCGCGGCTATTCTCATTGCCGCCGGTGCGGCTCTGCTCCGCGCCAGTTGA
- a CDS encoding GNAT family N-acetyltransferase → MIFVSGRTQADAEGYAAAAEAMATAAAARDGYLGIVSSRDAAGVGITVSWWRNHADAHAWQDDPDHSLIREQGRAVWYDRYQVIVATVEHAYDWQRSLSPFKADGGPAFEVREDDLSGEETRALLALHLAGMRADSPPDNVHALDLTGLTMPEVSVWTAWSGHRVAAVGALKMMPDGTAEVKSMRTHPDFLRRGAARAILDTIIAVAKARGVRRLSLETGSLPSFDPAVALYRSRGFEEGPAFSHYTEGGFSRFLHLDLR, encoded by the coding sequence GTGATCTTCGTCTCGGGTCGCACACAGGCAGATGCCGAGGGTTATGCTGCTGCGGCCGAGGCCATGGCAACCGCCGCGGCAGCGCGTGACGGATATCTGGGGATCGTTTCGTCGCGTGATGCTGCTGGCGTCGGAATCACCGTCAGCTGGTGGCGCAACCATGCCGATGCGCACGCGTGGCAGGACGATCCCGATCATTCGCTCATCCGCGAGCAGGGGCGGGCGGTATGGTATGATCGGTATCAGGTGATCGTGGCGACGGTGGAGCATGCGTACGATTGGCAGCGATCCCTTTCCCCGTTCAAAGCTGATGGAGGCCCGGCTTTTGAGGTGCGTGAAGATGATCTGAGCGGTGAGGAGACCCGCGCCCTGCTTGCGCTGCATCTGGCAGGTATGCGGGCGGATTCCCCGCCGGACAATGTTCACGCGCTCGATCTGACCGGGCTTACAATGCCCGAAGTCTCGGTTTGGACGGCTTGGTCCGGCCACCGTGTCGCCGCCGTCGGCGCCCTCAAAATGATGCCTGATGGTACGGCCGAGGTGAAGTCGATGCGCACCCACCCGGACTTTCTCCGCCGGGGAGCGGCCCGGGCCATCCTCGACACGATCATTGCCGTGGCCAAGGCTCGCGGCGTTCGGCGGCTAAGCCTCGAAACAGGAAGCCTGCCGTCGTTCGACCCGGCGGTTGCGCTCTATCGTAGTCGGGGGTTTGAGGAGGGGCCGGCTTTCTCACACTACACGGAGGGCGGCTTTAGTCGTTTTCTCCACCTCGATCTTCGCTGA
- a CDS encoding cyclase family protein, translated as MRTEHRVQFDFEIEFANGGALQGQEFRLDIEDEDITDDALGAYIIADLRLLMVSRVAILNKRVIQEPHKRARKTPAAANAEAQRIDLSHVIEAGMITYKGLPVPLICDHLSREASRQSYDPGTEFQIDRIEMVGNTGTYLDTPFHRYADGYDLSALNLETVSGCPGVVINVTGTTGRAIDWTMLAAIDVRDKVVLVHTGWDAHWRTDQYFENHVHLTERAAIHLRDSGARLVGIDSFNIDDTSGGTRPVHSVLLAAGISIVEHLTNLQSLPAEGFRFWAVPPKFKKVGTFPVRAHAIIDGREV; from the coding sequence ATGAGAACCGAACACCGCGTCCAGTTCGACTTCGAGATCGAGTTCGCCAATGGCGGCGCACTTCAGGGGCAGGAATTCCGACTCGACATCGAGGATGAGGACATCACGGACGACGCCCTGGGCGCCTACATCATCGCCGACCTGCGTCTGCTGATGGTCAGCCGTGTCGCTATTCTCAACAAGCGCGTCATCCAGGAACCGCACAAGCGGGCGCGCAAGACGCCGGCCGCAGCGAATGCGGAAGCGCAGCGGATCGATCTCAGCCATGTGATCGAAGCAGGCATGATCACCTACAAGGGCCTGCCGGTGCCGCTCATCTGCGACCATCTTTCACGCGAGGCGTCGCGGCAGAGCTATGATCCCGGCACCGAGTTTCAGATTGATCGGATCGAGATGGTCGGTAACACCGGCACCTATCTCGATACGCCCTTCCATCGCTACGCCGACGGCTATGATCTGTCGGCACTGAACCTCGAGACGGTCTCTGGCTGCCCTGGGGTGGTGATCAACGTGACGGGAACAACAGGCCGCGCGATCGACTGGACGATGCTCGCCGCCATCGACGTGCGCGACAAGGTGGTCCTCGTCCATACCGGATGGGACGCGCATTGGCGCACAGATCAATATTTCGAGAATCACGTCCACCTGACCGAACGGGCGGCGATCCATCTGCGCGATAGCGGCGCGCGGCTCGTCGGGATCGACTCATTCAACATTGACGATACATCCGGTGGGACGCGGCCCGTTCATTCGGTGTTGCTTGCGGCCGGCATCTCGATCGTCGAGCACCTGACCAATCTTCAGTCGCTGCCTGCGGAAGGCTTCCGCTTCTGGGCGGTGCCGCCCAAGTTCAAGAAGGTCGGCACCTTTCCGGTTCGCGCGCATGCGATCATCGATGGGCGCGAGGTCTGA
- a CDS encoding nucleoside deaminase, giving the protein MLTQDEHFMRMAIAVAAAEGRDPALSPIGCVVVREGRVLSATKNAVERLHDATAHAEMLALRESGAGFEKGDLGGATLYSTLQPCGMCTMASIWAKVGRIVYGAGREDVHRMYFEDRHIDTLNIIADAWRDDLSLTGGVLREDCASLYFRPWDDVPREQQGNL; this is encoded by the coding sequence TTGCTGACCCAGGATGAGCATTTCATGCGGATGGCGATTGCCGTCGCCGCTGCGGAGGGGCGTGACCCGGCGCTCTCGCCCATCGGCTGCGTCGTCGTGCGCGAGGGCAGGGTGCTGAGCGCCACCAAAAACGCCGTGGAGCGGCTGCATGATGCCACCGCCCACGCCGAAATGCTGGCTTTGCGTGAGAGCGGCGCGGGGTTCGAGAAGGGCGATCTGGGCGGAGCGACGCTCTATTCCACGCTTCAGCCCTGCGGCATGTGCACCATGGCCTCGATCTGGGCCAAGGTGGGGCGCATCGTCTATGGCGCCGGGCGCGAGGACGTGCACCGCATGTATTTCGAGGACCGCCATATCGATACGCTGAACATCATCGCCGATGCCTGGCGCGATGATCTCTCGCTGACCGGCGGCGTGCTGCGCGAGGATTGCGCCAGCCTCTATTTCCGCCCCTGGGACGATGTGCCGAGGGAGCAGCAGGGCAATCTTTGA
- a CDS encoding flavin reductase family protein, which produces MKHPAKQDFPVSQVRRYLELGPIVLVSSALGEQRNVMTLGWHTVLEFSPSLVGLMISAGNHSFSLIRESGECVINLPTTALTDIVVGIGNTTGAQIDKFAHFGLTPLKTDKVKAPLIAECHASFECRLHEAALVDSLNFFVFEVVKAHVAPTPKHPETLHYRGDGSFMVSGKVISRRGLFRPEMLD; this is translated from the coding sequence ATGAAGCATCCCGCCAAGCAGGATTTCCCGGTCAGCCAGGTGCGGCGCTATCTTGAGCTCGGGCCCATCGTTCTGGTCTCTTCGGCGCTGGGCGAGCAGCGCAATGTGATGACGCTGGGCTGGCATACGGTGCTGGAGTTCTCGCCCTCGCTGGTCGGGCTGATGATCTCGGCGGGCAATCACAGCTTTTCGCTGATCCGGGAGAGCGGCGAATGCGTGATCAATCTGCCCACCACCGCCCTGACCGACATCGTGGTGGGCATCGGCAACACGACCGGCGCGCAGATCGATAAATTCGCTCATTTCGGCCTGACGCCGCTCAAGACCGACAAGGTAAAAGCGCCCCTGATCGCCGAATGCCACGCCAGCTTCGAATGCCGCCTGCATGAGGCGGCGCTGGTCGATAGCCTCAACTTCTTTGTCTTCGAGGTGGTCAAGGCCCATGTCGCCCCCACGCCCAAACATCCCGAAACCCTGCATTACCGGGGCGACGGCAGCTTTATGGTCTCGGGCAAGGTGATCAGCCGGCGCGGGCTCTTTCGCCCCGAGATGCTGGATTAG
- a CDS encoding dihydrolipoyl dehydrogenase, translating into MDLSCDVAIIGAGTAGLSAERSARRAGARTLIIDPEFSGTTCANVGCMPSKLLIAAADAAYAVRQAPLFGIAASAQISGHGVMQRLRRERDRFAEATREEIAKIPSSSMLRGTARFADAGTLLIDDGTRVTAQAIVIATGSRPTIPESFVALGDLALTNETLFELETLPETLAVIGAGPLGLELAQAMARLRVKVTLLDEGTRLAGLEDEPIASRLSDVLRQEMTVVNGVKITAQISEGKARLRWTGRTSGEGLFDKVLVATGRPPALDGLDLGATGLALDKHGVPVFDRATAQCGQSAIFIAGDADAERPVLHEASAQGAIAGYNAARFPNVEQGHRNVPFSIMFTDPALAKVGQVHGEDLVVGTADYSDQGRARIEAKAVGLAHLHADRADGKLLGAILLCPGAEHLAHLLAWSIESGLTASALLERPFYHPTLEEGLKPALRMICKAVGSEAPGASDEGHPSGG; encoded by the coding sequence ATGGATCTATCTTGTGACGTCGCCATCATCGGCGCCGGCACTGCGGGCCTGTCCGCCGAGCGCAGCGCCCGCCGGGCCGGAGCACGCACGCTGATCATCGATCCGGAATTTTCTGGAACCACCTGCGCCAATGTCGGCTGCATGCCCTCCAAGCTGCTGATCGCGGCGGCGGATGCCGCCTATGCGGTGCGGCAAGCGCCCCTGTTCGGCATTGCGGCCAGCGCGCAGATCAGCGGCCATGGCGTGATGCAGCGCCTGCGCCGCGAGCGCGACCGCTTCGCCGAGGCGACGCGCGAGGAGATCGCCAAAATCCCCTCCAGCAGCATGCTGCGCGGCACGGCCCGCTTTGCCGATGCGGGCACGCTGCTGATCGACGATGGCACCCGCGTTACGGCCCAGGCCATCGTGATCGCGACCGGCTCGCGCCCTACCATCCCTGAGAGTTTCGTGGCGCTGGGCGATCTGGCGCTGACCAATGAGACGCTTTTCGAGCTGGAAACCCTGCCCGAAACGCTCGCGGTGATCGGCGCCGGGCCGCTGGGGCTGGAACTGGCGCAGGCCATGGCCCGGCTGCGTGTCAAGGTGACCTTGCTGGACGAGGGCACCCGGCTGGCCGGTCTAGAAGACGAGCCCATCGCCAGCCGCCTGAGCGATGTGCTGCGGCAGGAGATGACGGTGGTCAATGGCGTCAAGATCACGGCGCAGATCAGCGAGGGCAAGGCCCGCCTGCGCTGGACAGGCCGCACATCGGGCGAAGGCCTGTTCGACAAGGTGCTGGTGGCAACGGGTCGCCCGCCCGCGCTCGATGGCCTCGATCTGGGCGCGACAGGGCTGGCGCTCGACAAGCATGGCGTGCCCGTTTTCGACCGCGCCACGGCGCAATGTGGCCAGAGCGCCATCTTTATCGCCGGCGATGCCGATGCCGAGCGCCCGGTGCTTCACGAGGCTTCGGCGCAGGGCGCCATTGCCGGTTACAATGCGGCACGCTTCCCCAATGTGGAACAGGGCCATCGCAACGTGCCCTTCTCGATCATGTTCACCGATCCCGCGCTGGCCAAAGTCGGGCAGGTGCATGGCGAGGATCTGGTCGTCGGCACCGCCGATTACAGCGATCAGGGCCGGGCGCGCATCGAGGCCAAGGCGGTGGGTCTGGCCCATCTGCACGCGGATCGCGCCGATGGGAAGCTGCTGGGCGCGATCCTGCTGTGCCCCGGGGCGGAGCATCTGGCGCATCTGCTGGCCTGGTCGATCGAGAGCGGATTGACCGCCAGCGCCCTGCTGGAACGCCCCTTCTATCACCCCACGCTGGAGGAAGGGCTGAAACCGGCGCTGCGCATGATCTGCAAGGCGGTGGGCAGCGAGGCGCCCGGTGCCAGCGACGAAGGACATCCCTCTGGCGGATGA
- a CDS encoding aspartyl protease family protein: MSGIARAATAPYRIPITLTDSRVLVDCTIGSQGPFRFVVDTGGTVGLIELEIAKKLKLKQMGSTFLNLHQGAGNYPIFVVPDLIFAGQVRQPVSVIAGVDVVNFMDGAIGSLAAGVLTAGDCELDFETREWRIYRDGAPDRSGWSRFEKGIFHAGNVKASAFIAADATLAGHSFRFGLDTGWTSPMHIYRKTADATSLWNAPRWAPAAPDGKGRMVRAPLQLAGTMTDVIVTITEHPDWDIFPHGIIGLPVLSRFNMATQTKDETLYLKRNALPFALQKYNFAGLWIEPAGPNVKIGVVGAGSPAAKADLLAGDLLIGADFRKLRKQMFESAGTVIPLTVERAGARRDISLTLEDYL, encoded by the coding sequence ATGTCCGGGATCGCACGGGCAGCCACGGCGCCCTACCGCATTCCCATCACCCTGACGGACTCGCGGGTGCTGGTCGATTGCACCATAGGTTCTCAGGGGCCATTTCGCTTTGTCGTCGACACGGGCGGTACGGTAGGACTGATAGAGCTTGAGATAGCAAAGAAATTGAAGTTGAAGCAAATGGGATCCACTTTCCTCAACCTACACCAGGGTGCTGGAAACTATCCCATTTTCGTCGTGCCCGATCTGATTTTTGCCGGCCAGGTGCGGCAGCCTGTCTCGGTTATCGCCGGCGTCGATGTGGTCAATTTCATGGACGGTGCCATCGGTTCGCTGGCCGCCGGGGTTCTGACAGCGGGCGATTGCGAACTGGATTTCGAAACCAGGGAATGGCGCATCTATCGTGATGGCGCGCCGGACCGCAGTGGCTGGAGCCGCTTTGAGAAGGGCATCTTTCACGCGGGCAATGTGAAGGCGTCAGCCTTTATTGCTGCCGATGCGACGCTGGCGGGCCACAGCTTTCGCTTCGGATTGGACACCGGCTGGACATCGCCAATGCATATCTATCGCAAAACGGCGGATGCGACCAGCCTGTGGAATGCTCCGCGATGGGCGCCTGCCGCGCCCGACGGTAAGGGACGGATGGTACGCGCGCCCTTGCAACTTGCAGGTACGATGACAGACGTCATCGTGACCATCACCGAACATCCCGACTGGGACATCTTCCCACACGGCATCATCGGATTGCCGGTATTGAGCCGCTTTAACATGGCCACGCAGACCAAGGATGAGACGCTGTATCTTAAGCGAAATGCGCTGCCATTCGCCCTTCAAAAGTACAATTTTGCGGGGTTGTGGATCGAGCCTGCCGGTCCGAATGTAAAGATCGGGGTTGTCGGCGCAGGTAGCCCGGCCGCAAAGGCGGACCTACTAGCTGGCGATCTGCTGATCGGGGCCGATTTTAGGAAGCTTCGCAAGCAGATGTTCGAGTCCGCCGGAACCGTGATCCCCTTAACGGTCGAGCGGGCCGGTGCGCGGCGAGACATCAGCCTCACCTTGGAAGATTACCTGTAA
- a CDS encoding glutathione S-transferase family protein has translation MSIKIYGDPGSGSLRRVTTAAAIMGIAIERANIDLFKGESHTPEFLALNPHGLTPVMVDGDTVLYEASAINLYLAKKVGSDLLGSSARERHEVLQWMFWSGEQWRVFSTLTFNERIVKPFMGQTGDASITDLAFANIRAAGAVLDRHLAQRRFIVGDRLTLADIDIAAPFSQSARTKVPFDEFPHLLAWQQRLLDTVPAWAETKRELDGRMDAAIAAVGLKF, from the coding sequence ATGTCCATCAAGATTTACGGCGATCCCGGCTCGGGCAGTTTGCGTCGCGTCACCACGGCAGCAGCGATCATGGGCATCGCCATCGAGCGGGCGAACATCGATCTGTTCAAGGGCGAAAGCCATACGCCCGAGTTTTTGGCACTCAACCCGCATGGCCTGACACCGGTGATGGTCGATGGCGATACCGTCCTTTACGAGGCCTCGGCGATCAACCTCTATCTCGCGAAAAAGGTCGGGAGCGATTTGCTCGGCTCGTCGGCGCGTGAGCGGCATGAGGTGCTGCAATGGATGTTCTGGTCCGGTGAGCAGTGGCGTGTCTTTTCAACCCTCACCTTCAATGAGCGGATCGTCAAACCCTTCATGGGCCAGACCGGGGATGCCAGCATTACCGATCTCGCCTTCGCCAACATTCGCGCGGCGGGTGCCGTGCTGGACCGCCATCTGGCGCAACGTCGATTCATTGTCGGCGACCGACTGACCCTCGCCGACATCGACATTGCCGCGCCCTTTTCCCAATCCGCCCGAACGAAGGTTCCCTTCGACGAATTCCCTCATCTGCTGGCATGGCAGCAGCGATTGCTGGACACCGTACCGGCGTGGGCCGAAACGAAGCGGGAACTCGACGGACGGATGGATGCGGCCATCGCCGCTGTCGGCCTCAAATTCTGA